In Humulus lupulus chromosome 7, drHumLupu1.1, whole genome shotgun sequence, the following are encoded in one genomic region:
- the LOC133791710 gene encoding uncharacterized mitochondrial protein AtMg00810-like: MSFAVNKLNQFLKAPTTTHWSAAKRILRYLKGTIHHELHIKYSEILTLTGFSDANWASCPNDRKFVAGYCVFFGDTLVSWSSKKQTVVAKSSTESEYLALAQVAAEIA, translated from the coding sequence ATGTCCTTTGCAGTGAACAAGCTAAATCAGTTCTTAAAGGCTCCAACAACCACGCATTGGTCTGCTGCCAAAAGGATACTCAGGTACTTGAAGGGAACCATACATCACGAGCTACACATCAAATACAGTGAGATACTCACTTTAACTGGCTTTTCAGATGCCAACTGGGCCAGTTGTCCTAATGATAGAAAATTTGTTGCtggctattgtgttttctttggAGACACACTTGTTTCCTGGTCCTCTAAAAAGCAGACTGTTGTTGCCAAATCTAGCACAGAATCGGAGTACCTCGCCTTAGCCCAAGTTGCTGCAGAAATTGCCTAG